In the Hyphomonadaceae bacterium BL14 genome, one interval contains:
- the leuS gene encoding leucine--tRNA ligase — MTDQTAYDFTALEAKWRQVWDTLGVNRTPNPKPGDKTFYVLDMFPYPSGAGLHVGHPVGYLATDIVARYKKMQGFTVLHPMGWDSFGLPAEQYAVRTGVHPAVSTAENIANYKRQMALLGLGYDWEREIATSSPDYYKWTQYIFTRLYNAWYDAQAGRARPIEELPIPDDVRAAGKLAVQAFQDTRRLVYFDTAPVNWCPELGTILANEEVYDGKSEQGHEVVRIPLRQVKMRITTYAERLLADLDGLDWPEGIKDSQRNWIGRSQGVSLRFRVDGHEAGVDTFTTRVDTLGGVTFLALAPEHPLVNEITTTDMRAAVTAYVEAAARKSDLDRTVDAEKTGVLTGAEAINPVTGRKVPIFVADYVLPDYGTGAVMGVPAHDERDFAFARSYGLDIVPVIDPGADNPARAAVLAGEACWTEDGVMLAAPDDSGLYQAGVRWRDAREQVADVLEARGLGQRVVSYNLRDWTFARQRYWGEPIPIVHWEDGTRTTLDVSELPLTLPHIESYKPTGQAESPLARAGNWLEVTDPKTGLKGRRETSTMPQWAGSCWYYLRFKDPRNDDALVDPQVERAWGSVDLYVGGAEHATLHLLYARFWHKVLFDLGLAATKEPFQKLVNQGLLTSHAFKNARGIVLPVDEVEAREDGSFVHAPTGDPVERVGAKMSKSLRNVVTPDHVVERFGADAFRVHMMFMGPVEAMRQWDTDAVAAALKFLRRMWRYATGALAAHASEEPKAVTLAAAKLVMAVTEDLENLRLNTAIAELMKYLNAAEGEPVTRETLQTVIRVLAPFAPFMAEELWEIAGGQPSVFQASWPKADAAMLSAAIETVELVVQEGGKRRASIPVAPGADDETIRETAFARLREMGKETDGADLSKVIIVRDKKTGHPRLINIPKLGE; from the coding sequence ATGACCGACCAGACCGCCTATGACTTCACTGCCCTGGAAGCCAAATGGCGCCAGGTCTGGGACACGCTGGGCGTCAATCGCACGCCCAATCCCAAGCCCGGCGACAAGACCTTCTACGTGCTGGACATGTTTCCCTACCCGTCCGGGGCGGGCCTGCATGTGGGTCACCCGGTGGGCTATCTCGCGACCGATATCGTGGCCCGCTACAAGAAGATGCAGGGCTTCACCGTGCTGCATCCCATGGGCTGGGACAGTTTCGGCCTGCCCGCCGAGCAATACGCCGTGCGCACCGGCGTGCACCCGGCTGTCTCAACGGCCGAGAATATCGCCAACTACAAGCGCCAGATGGCACTTCTGGGCCTGGGCTATGACTGGGAGCGCGAAATCGCCACCTCCAGCCCGGACTATTACAAATGGACCCAGTACATCTTCACCCGGCTCTACAACGCCTGGTATGACGCGCAGGCTGGCCGTGCGCGCCCGATCGAGGAACTGCCCATACCGGATGACGTACGCGCTGCAGGCAAGCTGGCAGTACAGGCGTTCCAGGACACCCGCCGTCTGGTCTATTTCGACACCGCGCCGGTCAACTGGTGCCCGGAGCTGGGCACGATCCTGGCCAATGAAGAGGTCTATGACGGCAAGTCCGAGCAGGGCCATGAGGTCGTGCGCATCCCGCTGCGCCAGGTGAAGATGCGCATTACCACGTATGCGGAACGCCTGCTGGCCGATCTCGACGGCCTCGACTGGCCCGAAGGCATCAAGGACTCCCAGCGCAACTGGATCGGCCGGTCTCAGGGCGTATCGCTGCGCTTCCGCGTCGATGGCCACGAGGCCGGGGTCGACACCTTCACCACCCGCGTCGATACGCTGGGCGGCGTCACCTTCCTGGCGCTGGCACCCGAGCATCCGCTGGTCAATGAGATCACCACAACAGATATGCGTGCGGCGGTGACCGCCTATGTGGAAGCGGCGGCGCGTAAATCCGATCTCGACCGGACAGTGGACGCGGAGAAGACCGGTGTGCTCACGGGCGCCGAGGCGATCAACCCCGTCACAGGCCGTAAAGTGCCGATTTTCGTGGCGGACTATGTGCTGCCCGATTACGGCACCGGCGCTGTCATGGGCGTGCCCGCCCATGACGAGCGCGACTTTGCCTTTGCCAGAAGCTATGGCCTCGATATCGTGCCGGTGATCGATCCGGGTGCAGACAACCCGGCGCGTGCCGCCGTGCTGGCGGGCGAGGCCTGCTGGACCGAGGACGGCGTGATGCTGGCCGCGCCCGATGATAGCGGGCTGTATCAGGCCGGCGTGCGCTGGCGCGATGCGCGCGAGCAGGTCGCCGATGTGCTCGAAGCGCGCGGTCTGGGCCAGCGTGTGGTCAGCTATAATCTGCGCGACTGGACCTTCGCCCGCCAGCGCTATTGGGGCGAGCCGATTCCCATCGTGCACTGGGAGGACGGCACGCGCACCACGCTGGACGTCAGCGAGCTTCCCCTCACCCTGCCCCATATCGAGAGCTACAAGCCCACGGGTCAGGCCGAAAGCCCGCTGGCGCGCGCCGGCAACTGGCTGGAGGTGACCGACCCGAAGACCGGTCTGAAAGGCCGGCGCGAAACCTCCACCATGCCGCAATGGGCCGGCTCGTGCTGGTATTATCTGCGCTTCAAGGACCCCCGGAACGATGACGCGCTGGTCGACCCGCAGGTCGAGCGCGCCTGGGGATCGGTGGACCTGTATGTCGGCGGTGCCGAGCACGCCACCTTGCATCTTCTGTACGCGCGCTTCTGGCACAAAGTGCTGTTCGATCTGGGGCTGGCGGCCACGAAAGAGCCGTTCCAGAAGCTGGTCAACCAAGGCCTGCTGACCAGCCACGCCTTCAAGAACGCCCGCGGCATCGTTCTGCCGGTGGACGAGGTCGAGGCGCGCGAGGACGGGTCCTTCGTCCACGCCCCGACCGGCGACCCGGTGGAGCGTGTGGGCGCGAAAATGTCAAAATCCCTGCGCAACGTGGTCACGCCTGACCATGTGGTGGAGCGCTTCGGGGCCGATGCCTTCCGTGTGCATATGATGTTCATGGGTCCCGTAGAGGCGATGCGCCAGTGGGATACCGACGCTGTGGCCGCCGCCCTGAAATTTCTGCGCCGGATGTGGCGCTACGCCACCGGTGCCCTCGCGGCGCATGCCAGTGAGGAGCCCAAGGCCGTGACGCTGGCGGCGGCGAAGCTCGTCATGGCGGTCACCGAGGACCTGGAGAATCTCCGCCTCAACACCGCCATCGCCGAGCTGATGAAATATCTCAACGCCGCTGAAGGTGAGCCCGTCACGCGCGAGACCCTGCAAACGGTGATCCGGGTGCTGGCACCGTTTGCGCCCTTCATGGCCGAGGAGCTGTGGGAGATCGCGGGCGGGCAGCCAAGCGTGTTCCAGGCCAGCTGGCCGAAGGCCGATGCCGCCATGCTCAGCGCCGCCATCGAGACGGTGGAGCTGGTGGTGCAGGAAGGCGGCAAGCGCCGCGCCTCTATCCCGGTCGCTCCGGGTGCCGATGACGAGACGATCCGCGAAACCGCCTTCGCCCGCCTGCGCGAGATGGGCAAGGAGACGGACGGGGCGGATTTGTCCAAAGTCATCATCGTGCGCGACAAGAAGACCGGCCATCCGCGCCTGATCAATATTCCCAAGCTCGGCGAATGA
- the ileS gene encoding isoleucine--tRNA ligase: MAETRAKAADRRFPEARSPADLPQVDQEILAFWKADSTFQASIDQRPEDNQFVFFDGPPFANGLPHYGHLLTGFAKDVIPRFQTMKGRRVERRFGWDTHGLPAELAAEKALGISGRKAVMELGIDTFNAAARSEVMKYAGEWEEYVTRQARWVDFEKDYKTLDIGFMESCLWAFKQLWDKGLVYRDYRVVPYSWAVESPLSNFETRLDNSYRNRTDPAVTVGFRIRDGQGDLSGAQLLIWTTTPWTLPSNLAAAAGADIDYAVMAKDGERYILSANALEKYKKQLEGAERIATVKGAALENLTYHPPFDYFEGHENAFRILIEDFVTDEDGTGVVHMAPGFGEDDLKACRRAGIAVVVPVDQAGRYTREIADYEGMLVFDANKPITQRLKEEGKLFRHDTYDHNYPHCWRTDEPLIYKAVDSWYLRVSDFRERMVELNQQINWAPAHVKDGIFGNWLAGAQDWNISRSRFWGTPIPVWISDDPDYPRTEVYGSIAELEAAFGVTVTDLHRPFIDDLTRPNPDDPTGRSKMVRVEDVFDVWFDSGSMPFASVHYPFENKDWFEANFPADFIVEYVAQTRGWFYTLMVLGTMLFDQPPFLNAICHGVVLDENRQKLSKRLRNYPDPLEFFDKAGSDVMRWFLIASPVLTGGDLLVPKEARDIAAVQREAIAPLMNAYAFFSLYANLETRAPQIIRDASDPLDRYILTKTGELAAAVETALDGFDIPRACKAATAYFDALTNWYIRRSRARFWGSSDAAARDAAFDTLYTVLTQVCRVLAPLLPIVTEKLFKSLTGERSVHLTLWPTSDEFAHEHDLARAMDLVREACSAALSVRERHRLRVRLPLKSLTIVHADAPSLAPYTGLIAEELNVRDVALSTELDAFGSVELKVNPQIGKRLGGKMKEVMAAARANAFTLTPEGSAEVAGETLAPDEFTLRMVAAEGSAAEPFAGTGAVVLDISVDADQEREGLARDLVRAVQSARKEAGLDVSDRIALGIAGGPDIAAAMEAHGDFIKAETLALSLTSADVPASAVSEADILGDTVRISVAKAG; this comes from the coding sequence ATGGCCGAGACCAGAGCGAAGGCGGCGGACCGCCGGTTTCCCGAAGCGCGCAGCCCGGCGGACCTGCCGCAGGTGGACCAGGAGATCCTGGCGTTCTGGAAGGCTGACTCTACGTTCCAGGCCTCTATCGACCAACGCCCTGAAGACAATCAGTTCGTCTTCTTTGACGGCCCGCCCTTCGCCAACGGACTGCCCCATTACGGGCATTTGCTGACCGGTTTTGCAAAGGACGTGATCCCCCGCTTCCAGACGATGAAGGGCCGACGGGTGGAGCGCCGCTTCGGCTGGGACACGCACGGCCTGCCGGCTGAACTCGCGGCGGAGAAAGCGCTGGGCATTTCCGGGCGCAAGGCGGTCATGGAACTGGGCATCGATACGTTCAACGCGGCCGCCCGCTCAGAAGTGATGAAATATGCCGGCGAGTGGGAGGAATACGTCACCCGCCAGGCGCGCTGGGTCGATTTCGAAAAGGACTACAAGACTCTCGATATCGGCTTCATGGAAAGCTGCCTCTGGGCGTTCAAGCAGCTCTGGGACAAGGGGCTGGTGTATCGCGATTACCGCGTGGTGCCCTACTCCTGGGCCGTGGAAAGCCCGCTGTCGAATTTCGAGACACGGCTGGACAATTCCTACCGCAACCGGACTGATCCGGCGGTCACGGTGGGCTTCCGCATCCGTGACGGTCAGGGCGATCTGTCCGGCGCACAGCTTCTGATCTGGACCACCACACCCTGGACCCTGCCGTCCAACCTGGCGGCCGCTGCCGGCGCGGACATCGACTACGCCGTGATGGCCAAGGATGGCGAGCGCTATATTCTTTCGGCCAACGCCCTGGAAAAATACAAGAAACAGCTCGAGGGTGCCGAGCGCATCGCCACCGTGAAGGGTGCGGCGCTCGAGAACCTCACTTATCACCCGCCATTTGATTATTTCGAAGGCCATGAGAATGCCTTTCGTATCCTGATCGAGGACTTCGTCACCGATGAGGACGGCACGGGCGTGGTGCATATGGCCCCGGGCTTTGGCGAGGACGATTTGAAGGCCTGCCGCCGCGCGGGCATCGCCGTGGTGGTGCCGGTCGATCAGGCCGGGCGCTATACCCGGGAGATCGCCGACTATGAAGGCATGCTGGTGTTTGACGCCAACAAGCCGATCACCCAGCGCCTGAAGGAGGAAGGCAAGCTCTTCCGCCACGACACCTATGACCACAATTATCCCCATTGCTGGCGCACGGACGAACCGCTGATCTACAAGGCGGTGGACAGCTGGTATCTGCGCGTCTCGGACTTCCGCGAGCGCATGGTGGAGCTGAACCAGCAGATCAACTGGGCCCCTGCCCATGTGAAAGACGGGATTTTCGGCAACTGGCTGGCCGGAGCGCAGGACTGGAATATCTCCCGCTCACGCTTCTGGGGCACACCCATACCGGTCTGGATCAGCGATGATCCCGATTATCCGCGCACCGAGGTCTACGGCTCCATCGCCGAGCTGGAAGCGGCTTTCGGGGTCACGGTCACCGATCTGCACCGGCCCTTCATCGACGATCTGACACGGCCCAACCCGGACGATCCGACGGGCAGATCGAAAATGGTCCGGGTAGAGGATGTGTTCGATGTCTGGTTTGATTCCGGCTCCATGCCGTTCGCGAGCGTCCACTATCCGTTCGAGAACAAGGACTGGTTCGAGGCCAATTTCCCGGCCGACTTCATCGTGGAATATGTCGCCCAGACGCGCGGCTGGTTCTACACGCTGATGGTGCTGGGCACGATGCTGTTCGACCAGCCGCCCTTCCTCAACGCGATCTGTCACGGTGTCGTGCTAGACGAGAACCGCCAGAAACTCTCCAAGCGCCTGCGTAATTATCCTGATCCGCTGGAGTTCTTCGACAAAGCTGGATCGGACGTGATGCGCTGGTTCCTGATCGCCTCGCCGGTGCTTACAGGGGGCGATTTGCTGGTGCCCAAGGAGGCGCGCGACATCGCTGCGGTCCAGCGCGAAGCCATCGCGCCGCTGATGAACGCCTATGCTTTCTTTTCGCTCTACGCCAATCTGGAAACCCGTGCGCCGCAGATCATCCGCGACGCGTCCGATCCGCTGGACCGCTATATCCTGACCAAGACCGGCGAGCTGGCGGCGGCGGTGGAGACGGCGCTGGACGGGTTCGACATTCCGCGCGCCTGCAAGGCGGCGACGGCCTATTTCGACGCCCTGACCAACTGGTATATCCGGCGCTCTCGTGCCCGCTTCTGGGGCTCCAGCGACGCGGCGGCACGTGATGCGGCGTTTGATACGCTGTATACGGTGCTTACCCAGGTGTGCCGCGTGCTCGCGCCGCTCCTGCCCATCGTGACGGAGAAGCTGTTCAAGTCGCTCACCGGGGAACGCTCGGTCCACCTTACGCTCTGGCCGACATCGGACGAGTTTGCACACGAGCATGATCTGGCCCGCGCCATGGATCTGGTGCGTGAAGCGTGCTCTGCGGCGCTGTCCGTGCGCGAACGCCACCGGCTGCGCGTGCGCCTGCCGCTCAAATCCCTCACCATCGTCCATGCCGACGCCCCGTCGCTGGCACCCTATACCGGCCTGATCGCCGAGGAGCTGAATGTGCGGGACGTGGCGCTGTCCACCGAGCTCGACGCCTTCGGGTCGGTGGAACTGAAGGTGAACCCGCAGATCGGCAAGCGGCTGGGCGGGAAGATGAAAGAGGTCATGGCCGCTGCGCGCGCCAACGCCTTCACCCTCACGCCGGAGGGATCGGCCGAGGTGGCGGGTGAAACGCTGGCCCCGGACGAGTTCACCCTGCGCATGGTCGCTGCCGAGGGCAGCGCGGCCGAACCCTTCGCGGGCACCGGCGCGGTGGTGCTGGACATCTCTGTGGACGCGGATCAGGAACGCGAGGGCCTCGCCCGTGACCTCGTGCGGGCGGTGCAATCGGCGCGCAAGGAGGCTGGGCTGGACGTGTCTGACCGCATCGCGCTGGGCATCGCTGGCGGGCCGGACATCGCTGCGGCCATGGAAGCCCATGGCGATTTCATCAAGGCCGAAACGCTGGCCCTGTCGCTCACCTCCGCCGACGTGCCCGCCAGCGCGGTCAGTGAAGCGGACATTCTCGGCGACACGGTGCGCATCAGCGTGGCCAAAGCCGGCTAG
- a CDS encoding alpha/beta fold hydrolase — translation MTGLTRRSLATGTAVLAAVSAAAPAYSRSRDRRSFCLVHGTWHGGWCWTHVAARLRAAGHRVITPTLTGCGERAHLISPETGLDTHITDIVNAIEAEELEDVILIGHSFSGIAITGAADRLPGRIAHIAYFDALIPTETRRAGVMRDSETGAYPDWWTARTADFRDGYKMVFWDHYPARMLVPEDDAANIAWLERRLTWHPMKTWLDELTLDNGGWVPLARTCVHAAGQVYSPSSEAMIGPGWGPGWNFIALDVARNGFMTDPEVVAACFETLT, via the coding sequence ATGACCGGACTGACCCGCCGTTCGCTCGCAACCGGAACGGCCGTGCTGGCGGCCGTCAGCGCTGCAGCCCCGGCCTATTCGCGCTCACGTGACCGAAGAAGCTTCTGCCTCGTTCATGGCACCTGGCATGGCGGCTGGTGCTGGACCCATGTGGCCGCCCGGCTGCGCGCGGCCGGTCATCGCGTGATCACGCCGACGCTGACGGGCTGTGGTGAGCGCGCACATCTGATCAGCCCTGAGACCGGGCTCGACACCCACATCACCGATATCGTCAACGCCATCGAGGCCGAAGAGCTCGAAGACGTAATTTTGATCGGCCATTCCTTCTCCGGCATCGCCATCACCGGGGCCGCCGACCGCCTGCCCGGGCGCATCGCGCATATCGCCTATTTCGACGCCCTGATCCCCACCGAAACCCGCCGGGCCGGGGTGATGCGCGATTCCGAGACGGGTGCCTATCCGGACTGGTGGACCGCGCGCACCGCCGATTTCCGCGACGGTTACAAGATGGTGTTCTGGGATCACTACCCGGCCAGAATGCTGGTGCCGGAGGATGATGCGGCCAATATCGCCTGGCTGGAGCGCCGCCTCACCTGGCATCCGATGAAGACCTGGCTGGATGAGCTGACGCTGGACAATGGCGGCTGGGTGCCGCTGGCGCGCACCTGCGTCCACGCGGCGGGTCAGGTTTATTCGCCCAGCTCGGAGGCCATGATCGGGCCGGGCTGGGGGCCGGGCTGGAATTTCATCGCGCTCGACGTCGCCCGCAACGGTTTCATGACCGACCCGGAGGTTGTCGCGGCCTGTTTCGAGACCCTGACCTAA
- a CDS encoding FAD-binding oxidoreductase, translating to MTLAAAGGATLALPPSAWARSGPPVLERLNTDPSRIIRTVAGLRPFRATGYVVRAERFSRRQTMVHHYGHGGAGVTMSWGTAAEAVEALERATPERSCAVIGSGVIGLTTGLELVRRGHEVTIYADALPPYTTSNIAGAYWGIAGLYRRTDVDAPFMERMSAAALRSHRAFQHLANDPRYGVYWVRAFDLFHRPPGDTAGTPDMPWLYPGFRRRAGADAWWGYQGIDQFHQLMIDPDIYLRALMADFERAGGRIRMARIETERDLSRLRERVIVNCTGLGARALFGDEALEPVRGQLTILLPQPGIDYAYTTSFEGGSLYMFPRRGAIVLGGSHGRGDWSTDIDPAEQDRILRGHAELAGRMAGEI from the coding sequence TTGACCCTCGCGGCCGCCGGCGGCGCCACACTTGCCCTGCCCCCTTCTGCATGGGCGCGGTCCGGACCGCCGGTTCTGGAACGCCTGAACACTGATCCCTCGCGCATCATCCGCACGGTGGCGGGGCTGAGGCCGTTCCGCGCCACAGGCTATGTGGTGCGCGCTGAACGCTTCAGCCGACGCCAGACCATGGTTCATCACTATGGCCACGGGGGCGCGGGCGTCACCATGAGCTGGGGAACGGCGGCAGAGGCCGTCGAGGCACTGGAGCGGGCGACGCCCGAACGCAGTTGCGCGGTGATCGGCAGCGGGGTGATCGGCCTGACCACCGGGCTGGAGCTGGTGCGGCGCGGTCATGAGGTGACCATCTATGCCGATGCCCTGCCCCCCTACACCACCTCCAACATTGCGGGCGCCTACTGGGGTATTGCCGGATTGTACCGGCGCACCGATGTGGACGCCCCCTTCATGGAACGCATGAGCGCCGCGGCGCTGCGCTCCCACCGGGCCTTTCAGCATCTGGCCAATGATCCGCGCTACGGCGTGTACTGGGTGCGCGCGTTCGATCTGTTCCACCGGCCGCCTGGCGACACTGCGGGGACGCCGGACATGCCCTGGCTTTATCCCGGCTTCCGGCGGCGCGCCGGCGCGGATGCGTGGTGGGGCTATCAGGGCATCGATCAATTCCACCAGCTGATGATCGATCCGGACATTTATCTGCGCGCGCTGATGGCCGATTTTGAGCGGGCAGGCGGACGCATCCGAATGGCGCGGATTGAGACCGAGCGCGACCTGTCGCGCCTGCGTGAGCGGGTGATCGTCAACTGCACCGGGCTGGGCGCACGTGCCCTGTTCGGCGATGAGGCGCTGGAGCCGGTACGCGGCCAGCTTACGATCCTCCTGCCCCAGCCGGGTATCGACTACGCCTACACCACCAGTTTCGAGGGCGGGTCGCTCTACATGTTTCCCCGCCGCGGGGCGATCGTGCTGGGCGGGTCGCACGGCCGCGGGGACTGGTCCACTGATATCGACCCCGCCGAGCAGGACCGCATACTGCGGGGCCATGCCGAGCTGGCAGGGCGGATGGCGGGAGAGATTTAG
- a CDS encoding bile acid:sodium symporter family protein, translating into MDSVFAQILLPLALAFIMLALGVGLTPADFRRIAAQPKAFLTGAVLQFITLPVLAIAIVALIPAPPALKVGIVLLAACPGGTTSNLLTHMARGDVALSISLTALTSLLSVVTVPLVLMIALALFMGPDAPDVGLVTTGLAIFALTVVPVAIGMGIRRLAPKLAGGIEKRSRFLSGAVFIAVVAATVMAEGIAVTIQRFAEAGLVSLALNLAAMGLAFVVTSVLALRMRQRIALTLECGLQNATLAIVVSVSLLGDLAYAVPAAVYGLLMFVTAGAFILWARRWSRAARRARRIGT; encoded by the coding sequence ATGGATTCAGTTTTTGCCCAGATACTCCTGCCGCTTGCGCTGGCCTTCATCATGCTGGCGCTGGGCGTCGGGCTGACGCCGGCCGATTTCCGCCGCATCGCCGCTCAGCCAAAGGCCTTCCTGACCGGCGCGGTGCTGCAGTTCATCACCCTGCCAGTGCTCGCCATCGCCATTGTGGCACTGATCCCGGCACCGCCCGCGCTGAAAGTGGGGATCGTGCTGCTGGCCGCGTGTCCAGGCGGGACGACCTCGAACCTGCTCACCCACATGGCGCGCGGGGATGTGGCGCTGTCGATCTCGCTGACGGCGTTGACCAGCTTGTTGTCTGTGGTGACCGTGCCGCTGGTCTTGATGATTGCGCTGGCGCTGTTCATGGGTCCGGACGCGCCTGATGTGGGGCTGGTGACCACGGGGCTCGCCATCTTCGCCCTCACCGTTGTCCCGGTGGCCATCGGCATGGGCATTCGCCGCCTGGCACCAAAACTGGCGGGCGGAATCGAAAAGCGCTCGCGGTTTTTGTCGGGCGCCGTGTTCATCGCTGTGGTGGCCGCCACGGTCATGGCCGAAGGCATCGCCGTCACGATCCAGCGTTTCGCCGAAGCCGGGCTGGTCTCGCTGGCGCTCAACCTGGCTGCCATGGGACTGGCTTTCGTAGTGACCAGCGTGCTGGCCCTGCGTATGCGCCAGCGCATCGCCCTGACGCTGGAGTGCGGATTGCAGAACGCGACGCTCGCCATTGTGGTGTCTGTGTCGCTGCTGGGCGATCTCGCCTATGCCGTGCCCGCCGCCGTCTATGGATTGCTGATGTTCGTCACGGCGGGTGCCTTCATCCTTTGGGCAAGGCGCTGGTCACGCGCCGCACGCCGCGCCCGGCGCATCGGTACCTGA
- a CDS encoding haloacid dehalogenase-like hydrolase — protein MTRLVVFDVDSTLLAVESLDFAVARALAGAPDGAARAARLSAITDQGMAGTLDFRASLEQRIAIAGLTRGAVEEAREALRAELTPGMAGLLERLRKDAHVVAVSGGFVDLIAPALTDLGFAPGDIHANQFHFGGTGPEACVNGFDRDNPLSCSGGKGVVVRAVKDQSGAAEVIMVGDGMTDYEAYAAGAADAFIGFGGVTQRAPVRAKAPAWADDMDTLARRLGV, from the coding sequence GTGACCCGGCTTGTTGTCTTCGACGTGGATTCCACGCTGCTGGCGGTGGAAAGCCTGGATTTCGCCGTCGCGCGCGCACTGGCCGGGGCACCGGACGGGGCGGCGCGCGCAGCGCGCCTGTCGGCGATCACCGATCAGGGCATGGCCGGCACGCTGGATTTTCGCGCCTCGCTGGAGCAGCGCATCGCCATTGCTGGCCTGACGCGGGGCGCGGTGGAAGAGGCGCGTGAGGCGCTGCGCGCGGAACTCACGCCGGGCATGGCCGGCCTGCTAGAGCGCCTGCGCAAGGACGCGCACGTGGTGGCGGTGTCGGGCGGGTTTGTCGACCTGATTGCACCGGCGCTCACCGATCTGGGGTTCGCGCCGGGCGACATCCACGCCAATCAATTCCACTTCGGGGGCACCGGGCCGGAGGCGTGTGTCAACGGCTTTGACCGCGACAATCCCCTGTCGTGCTCGGGCGGCAAGGGGGTGGTGGTGCGCGCCGTAAAAGACCAAAGCGGCGCGGCAGAAGTCATCATGGTAGGCGACGGCATGACCGATTACGAAGCCTATGCTGCGGGTGCCGCCGACGCCTTCATCGGGTTTGGCGGCGTGACCCAGCGTGCGCCGGTGCGCGCGAAAGCCCCGGCCTGGGCTGACGACATGGACACGCTGGCGCGCCGTCTGGGCGTTTGA
- the msrA gene encoding peptide-methionine (S)-S-oxide reductase MsrA, with the protein MRLRSDSEFKTTLVPADQALPGRFQSVPTAETHFTLGGALKAEVPAGADEIILAMGCFWGVERVFWRLPGVISTAAGYAGGITPNPTYEEVCSGRTGHTEVVRVVFDPAQISLDEVLKAFWEGHDPTQGMRQGNDVGTQYRSAIYWTSEAQREAVETSAAVYGDALRAAGRGAITTEIREAGPFYYAEAYHQQYLAKNPDGYCGIGGTGVTCPIGTGISAAG; encoded by the coding sequence ATGCGCCTGCGCAGCGACAGTGAATTCAAGACGACGCTTGTGCCCGCCGATCAGGCCCTGCCGGGCCGGTTCCAGTCCGTGCCCACCGCCGAAACCCATTTCACCCTGGGCGGCGCGCTGAAAGCCGAAGTCCCGGCCGGCGCGGACGAGATCATCCTGGCCATGGGCTGCTTCTGGGGCGTGGAGCGTGTGTTCTGGCGCCTGCCCGGTGTGATCAGCACCGCCGCGGGCTATGCCGGCGGCATCACGCCCAATCCCACCTATGAGGAAGTGTGTTCCGGGCGCACCGGCCATACCGAAGTGGTTCGGGTGGTGTTCGACCCCGCGCAGATCAGCCTTGATGAGGTCCTCAAAGCCTTCTGGGAAGGTCATGACCCTACCCAGGGCATGCGCCAGGGTAATGATGTGGGCACCCAGTACCGCTCCGCCATCTACTGGACCAGCGAGGCCCAGCGCGAGGCCGTCGAAACGAGCGCGGCGGTCTATGGCGACGCACTGCGCGCGGCAGGGCGCGGTGCCATCACCACCGAGATTCGCGAGGCGGGCCCGTTCTACTATGCCGAAGCCTATCACCAGCAATATCTGGCCAAGAACCCGGACGGGTATTGCGGCATTGGCGGCACCGGCGTGACCTGTCCCATCGGGACGGGGATCAGCGCGGCGGGTTGA